Proteins encoded by one window of Salmonirosea aquatica:
- a CDS encoding SNF2-related protein has product MAKRIRYGHTWWGQQWISVLEGMDQNGRLARGRTYANGGAVQSIDFEGNSFKAKVRGTRPIPYKVKFSIEPLSTSDKAKAMGLIAENPLFLTQLLNRQLPAEFFEACRRVGVALFPKSWSEIDSSCTCPDWSDPCKHRAAVLYLVANEIDKNPFLVFELRDFDLFKALEGLGVASAEQKDVEILDVTLLRKPVELGEETEFRPDESLYTAIDFSTLPSLSDDLLSLLSDAPLFYKTGNFKTILRDFYNDAQKKAHALAVADAADSEAVRREYDYDKDLDAVESGEIIWDEAMSFLQANFRDTNERLVYQFNNVQKLVDWLQHVPTSQLPQLSPLLRGLYLTNRFAGKLLEKGGMLPQLLRVQLKKEAYFVRWIPALLNEDIARVAEQLKLLLPPEFLFYKIGRNDIYEPIASDWFTLLCSLLLTERIRQFNDRYHYKDTEIEDMFFRRELARFSGFDSREIPAGIQLWLNKFFIAQRDFVPVLQVEDDTERGTFVVHILVENNAKEMAAPVPFKEFMRQPDYAPVRLGVLRDLSMMAEHFPRLNTLISSKGEDELAFNAREFPEVLFKMLPPLKLFGIRIMLPKALQKLARPQLSMLLDDEENGKVAASSVISLDEMLGFRWEVAIGEQHVDTQEFVQIIENYRGLVRIKDQYVYLDEQEIRSLLDKLKNPPELDSQTLLQTALTEEYQGAGVTLTAAARKLIKDLTTPEALNLPTKLDATLRPYQLRGYEWLYKNARIGFGSLIADDMGLGKTLQVIATLQKFKEEGAFKKNKGLVILPTTLLTNWSKEITRFAPGLKAHVYHGPNRSKLEFKDTDLVLTTYGVVRSEEETFTKTNWPVVVIDEAQNIKNPATAQTKAVKKIKAGVRIAMSGTPVENRLSEYWSIIDFINKGYLGTLKKFSQDFSIPIEVDRDQHRLDVFRRMTKPFILRRVKTDKSIIQDLPDKIEMDQSCQLSAEQAALYQSVVDTALRGIEGAKDGFKRSGMIFKMMTALKQICNHPTHYLKKGGTDPQASGKSTLLLELVQQLLENGEKALIFTQYEEMGTLLQTMLREQLELEVPFLHGGVSRNNRDEMVEDFQTNRATRLLLLSLKAGGTGLNLTAANNVIHYDLWWNPAVEAQATDRAFRIGQTRNVLVHRLITEGTFEEKINQLIQNKKELANLTVANGETWIGEYSNADLKELVALK; this is encoded by the coding sequence CTGGTGGGGGCAGCAGTGGATTAGCGTGCTGGAAGGCATGGATCAGAATGGGCGCCTGGCCCGGGGACGTACCTATGCCAATGGTGGTGCAGTGCAGTCCATTGATTTTGAGGGTAATAGTTTCAAGGCCAAAGTGAGGGGTACCCGACCGATTCCTTATAAAGTCAAGTTCAGCATCGAGCCACTTTCCACTTCCGACAAGGCGAAGGCGATGGGGTTGATTGCGGAGAATCCGCTTTTCCTGACCCAGCTCCTCAACCGCCAGCTCCCCGCCGAATTCTTCGAAGCCTGCCGCCGGGTTGGGGTGGCTTTGTTTCCCAAAAGCTGGAGCGAAATCGACTCGTCCTGTACCTGTCCCGATTGGAGCGATCCCTGCAAGCACCGGGCGGCGGTACTCTATCTGGTTGCCAATGAGATCGACAAAAATCCCTTTTTGGTTTTCGAACTGCGTGATTTCGATTTGTTCAAAGCACTGGAAGGGTTGGGGGTAGCCTCCGCCGAGCAGAAAGACGTGGAAATCCTGGACGTAACCCTTCTGCGCAAGCCCGTCGAATTAGGCGAAGAAACCGAATTTCGACCCGACGAAAGTCTGTACACGGCCATTGATTTTTCCACCCTACCTTCCCTAAGTGACGACCTGCTGTCGTTACTGAGCGACGCGCCGCTTTTTTACAAAACGGGCAATTTCAAAACCATTCTGCGGGACTTTTACAACGACGCTCAGAAAAAAGCCCACGCCCTGGCCGTAGCCGACGCGGCGGATTCCGAAGCCGTACGGCGGGAATATGATTATGATAAGGATCTCGACGCGGTGGAGAGCGGCGAAATCATCTGGGACGAAGCCATGAGTTTTCTGCAGGCCAATTTCCGGGACACCAACGAACGTCTGGTGTATCAATTCAATAACGTGCAGAAACTCGTGGACTGGCTCCAGCATGTACCCACCAGTCAGCTACCCCAGCTGTCGCCGCTGCTGCGCGGATTGTACCTCACCAATCGTTTTGCCGGCAAGCTGCTGGAAAAGGGCGGAATGCTTCCGCAGTTATTACGGGTGCAGCTGAAAAAGGAAGCCTACTTTGTGCGCTGGATTCCTGCACTACTCAATGAAGACATCGCGCGCGTGGCTGAGCAGCTCAAGCTTCTGCTACCCCCCGAATTTTTATTCTACAAAATCGGCCGCAACGACATTTACGAACCCATCGCCAGCGACTGGTTCACACTGCTATGCTCGCTGCTGCTGACCGAGCGTATCCGGCAATTCAACGACCGATATCACTACAAGGATACCGAAATCGAGGATATGTTTTTCCGGCGCGAGCTGGCCCGTTTCAGCGGATTCGACAGTCGCGAGATTCCGGCAGGCATTCAGCTTTGGCTCAATAAATTCTTCATCGCCCAGCGTGATTTCGTCCCCGTGCTTCAGGTAGAGGACGATACCGAAAGAGGTACCTTCGTGGTGCATATTCTGGTGGAAAACAATGCCAAAGAAATGGCTGCCCCGGTACCCTTTAAAGAATTTATGCGGCAACCCGACTATGCGCCAGTACGCCTGGGCGTGCTGCGCGATCTGTCGATGATGGCTGAGCATTTTCCCCGACTCAATACGCTCATTTCGTCCAAAGGTGAAGACGAGCTTGCATTCAATGCCCGGGAATTTCCCGAGGTACTGTTCAAGATGCTACCTCCCCTGAAACTGTTTGGCATCCGGATCATGTTGCCCAAGGCGTTGCAAAAACTGGCCCGTCCTCAGCTTTCGATGCTGCTGGACGATGAGGAAAACGGGAAAGTGGCGGCTAGCTCGGTAATTAGTCTGGACGAAATGCTGGGCTTCCGCTGGGAGGTCGCCATCGGTGAGCAACACGTGGATACCCAAGAATTTGTCCAGATCATTGAGAACTACCGGGGGTTGGTCAGAATAAAAGACCAGTACGTCTACCTGGACGAGCAGGAAATCCGCTCGCTGCTGGACAAGCTCAAAAATCCCCCCGAACTGGATTCTCAAACCCTGCTCCAGACCGCTCTGACCGAAGAGTATCAAGGTGCGGGCGTGACGCTGACCGCTGCCGCCCGCAAGCTCATCAAAGACCTCACGACGCCCGAAGCCTTAAATCTACCCACAAAACTCGACGCTACGCTACGGCCCTACCAGTTGCGCGGCTACGAGTGGCTGTACAAGAATGCCCGCATCGGCTTCGGTAGTCTGATCGCCGACGATATGGGCCTCGGCAAGACGTTGCAGGTGATTGCTACCTTGCAAAAATTCAAGGAAGAAGGGGCTTTTAAGAAAAACAAAGGATTGGTGATACTGCCTACTACCTTGCTCACCAACTGGAGCAAGGAAATCACCCGTTTTGCACCCGGCCTGAAAGCTCACGTGTATCACGGTCCCAACCGTAGCAAACTCGAATTTAAAGATACCGATCTGGTACTGACGACCTATGGCGTGGTACGCAGTGAAGAAGAAACATTCACTAAAACCAATTGGCCTGTAGTGGTGATCGACGAGGCCCAGAATATTAAAAATCCCGCTACCGCCCAAACCAAGGCGGTCAAGAAAATCAAAGCAGGCGTACGCATCGCCATGAGTGGTACCCCCGTCGAAAACCGTCTGAGCGAATACTGGAGTATCATCGATTTTATAAACAAGGGGTACCTGGGTACCCTGAAGAAATTCAGCCAGGATTTTTCGATTCCCATCGAGGTAGATCGCGACCAACATCGCCTCGATGTGTTTCGCCGTATGACCAAGCCGTTTATTCTGCGGCGGGTGAAGACCGACAAAAGCATCATTCAGGATTTGCCTGACAAAATCGAAATGGACCAGAGTTGCCAGCTTTCGGCGGAGCAGGCGGCTTTGTACCAAAGTGTAGTGGATACTGCTTTGCGCGGCATCGAGGGCGCAAAAGATGGCTTCAAACGCAGCGGCATGATTTTCAAAATGATGACCGCACTTAAACAAATCTGCAACCATCCCACGCACTACCTTAAGAAAGGCGGCACCGATCCGCAGGCTTCCGGCAAGAGTACTTTACTGTTGGAACTGGTGCAACAACTGCTGGAAAACGGTGAAAAAGCTTTGATTTTTACTCAGTACGAAGAAATGGGTACCCTGCTACAGACCATGCTGCGCGAGCAACTCGAACTAGAGGTACCCTTCCTGCACGGCGGCGTAAGTCGGAATAATCGCGATGAAATGGTGGAAGATTTTCAAACGAACCGCGCCACGCGGCTACTGTTGCTGTCGCTTAAGGCGGGCGGTACAGGTCTGAACCTGACTGCCGCCAACAATGTGATCCATTATGACTTATGGTGGAACCCAGCCGTGGAGGCTCAGGCTACCGACCGCGCCTTCCGCATCGGCCAAACCCGCAACGTGCTGGTGCACCGCCTGATCACCGAAGGTACCTTTGAGGAAAAAATCAACCAACTGATTCAGAATAAGAAAGAACTTGCCAACCTGACCGTCGCCAACGGCGAAACCTGGATCGGAGAATACTCCAACGCGGATTTGAAGGAGCTGGTGGCGCTGAAGTGA
- a CDS encoding GIN domain-containing protein, whose amino-acid sequence MKKLVYVLSLTLGIFLFLTSCKSDSPDIKMVEGKGPAIDSLIAINGFAHIQVKGSPTVYLYQGNTFEVRLSGSKNLLPLVNVYWRTPFLVIETPEDVMIRNNNLELHVQLPVLMGVENIGTGLVESKTDFTCESLIALTNNTGELRLTGKTKSLTASMYATGTLHLEQMQAEKVTVDISGKGTAKVNAEKTLYGWLDGSGKVLYKGNPRVGVEITGTGTVLPF is encoded by the coding sequence ATGAAAAAGCTCGTTTATGTTCTTTCTCTAACGTTGGGGATATTTTTATTCCTGACAAGCTGCAAATCCGATTCCCCAGACATCAAAATGGTGGAAGGGAAAGGACCTGCCATCGATTCCCTCATTGCCATCAATGGCTTTGCCCACATCCAGGTAAAAGGGTCGCCTACCGTGTATCTTTATCAGGGAAATACCTTCGAGGTCAGGTTGTCAGGTTCCAAAAACCTGCTTCCCCTGGTAAATGTTTACTGGCGAACTCCCTTCCTGGTCATCGAAACGCCAGAAGATGTTATGATTAGAAATAACAATCTGGAACTTCACGTACAGCTTCCCGTTCTTATGGGTGTAGAAAATATAGGGACGGGCCTGGTTGAGTCGAAAACCGACTTTACCTGCGAATCTCTAATTGCCCTAACCAATAATACAGGCGAATTGCGCTTGACCGGAAAGACAAAGTCTCTTACTGCTTCGATGTACGCAACAGGTACCCTGCATTTGGAACAGATGCAAGCGGAGAAAGTTACTGTTGATATTTCGGGTAAGGGAACTGCTAAAGTCAACGCTGAAAAGACACTCTATGGTTGGCTGGATGGTAGTGGTAAGGTTCTCTACAAAGGGAATCCGCGCGTTGGGGTAGAAATCACTGGTACGGGAACAGTACTCCCTTTTTAA
- a CDS encoding type II toxin-antitoxin system VapC family toxin has product MRYLIDTQIAVWAKENNLKLTPYVKSLLEDSGNEILVSRFSLIELSIKLKIGKLPDFIINLETFIETLVADGFTLLPVSNRHISTYQDIPLFDEHRDPFDRYIIATAHAEGLPLISADSQFERYESFISLIKI; this is encoded by the coding sequence ATGCGCTATTTGATCGACACACAAATAGCTGTTTGGGCTAAGGAAAACAATCTAAAGCTGACGCCCTATGTCAAATCCCTATTAGAAGACTCCGGTAATGAAATTCTGGTTAGCCGGTTTAGCCTGATCGAACTGTCGATCAAATTGAAAATCGGTAAACTTCCCGATTTTATCATCAATCTCGAAACATTCATTGAAACACTTGTTGCGGATGGGTTCACCCTTCTTCCTGTCAGCAATCGACACATTTCAACCTACCAGGACATTCCTTTATTTGATGAACACCGCGATCCGTTTGATCGGTACATCATAGCAACTGCTCACGCCGAAGGCTTGCCTTTGATTTCGGCCGACAGCCAATTTGAGCGCTATGAATCGTTCATTAGTTTGATAAAAATCTGA
- a CDS encoding LytR/AlgR family response regulator transcription factor, with the protein MFQFLAQPYPREQRSPWRWLLTSAGSGLFVALFLLIFQPFGLAQWNDPVKPYLIAGYGLVTFICLTGVGLVFPKVLGNFFDEKNWTVGREIAWTLFVIIFIALGNILYSQWTMGNGFAHVLVWLSFTAAVGVIPATVITLLSYTRLLRRYATDNLQIEKHEPESVISRESGNITLTAENEKDSLTVAVDDLLFIESADNYSEVVFIQKDKVEKTLLRGSLSRFEEQIHHPDLVRCHRSYIVNLQQVESISGNAQGYKLQLKHHSVLIPVARRYGDRVADYFRK; encoded by the coding sequence ATGTTCCAATTTCTCGCTCAGCCTTACCCCCGTGAACAGCGCAGTCCCTGGCGCTGGCTACTCACATCGGCGGGTTCCGGTCTTTTCGTAGCCCTCTTTCTTCTGATTTTTCAGCCCTTCGGATTGGCACAGTGGAATGATCCCGTCAAGCCCTACCTAATCGCAGGCTATGGGCTCGTGACATTTATTTGCCTGACGGGGGTAGGTCTGGTCTTCCCGAAGGTACTCGGGAATTTTTTCGATGAAAAAAACTGGACAGTTGGTAGAGAAATAGCCTGGACACTTTTTGTAATCATTTTCATTGCCTTGGGCAATATCCTTTATAGTCAATGGACGATGGGCAATGGCTTCGCCCACGTCCTGGTTTGGTTAAGCTTCACCGCGGCTGTAGGTGTGATTCCGGCTACAGTTATTACGCTGCTAAGCTACACACGTCTGTTGCGCAGGTATGCTACCGACAACCTGCAGATCGAGAAACACGAGCCGGAATCCGTTATTTCCCGCGAATCCGGCAACATCACCCTTACCGCCGAAAATGAGAAAGATTCCCTGACCGTGGCGGTGGACGATTTACTGTTTATCGAGTCGGCGGACAATTACTCGGAAGTCGTTTTTATTCAAAAGGATAAAGTCGAAAAGACGTTGCTGCGCGGCAGCCTGAGCCGCTTTGAAGAGCAAATTCATCATCCCGACCTGGTACGTTGCCACCGTTCCTACATCGTAAATCTGCAACAGGTCGAAAGCATCTCCGGCAACGCGCAGGGTTACAAGCTGCAACTTAAACACCATTCTGTGCTAATCCCCGTAGCGCGGCGATATGGCGATCGGGTAGCGGATTATTTCCGGAAATAG
- a CDS encoding DUF2281 domain-containing protein, giving the protein MYTSISGVYENGKLTLLEAPPTQKKAKVIITFIEDEDNITSQRKLGGLEGKITLPDDFNEPLDDLKDYMF; this is encoded by the coding sequence ATGTACACTTCGATCAGCGGCGTTTATGAAAATGGGAAACTGACTCTTTTGGAGGCTCCACCCACCCAAAAGAAAGCGAAAGTTATCATCACATTTATCGAGGACGAGGACAATATAACTTCCCAGAGAAAATTAGGTGGGTTGGAGGGTAAAATAACCCTTCCTGACGACTTCAACGAGCCGTTGGATGATCTGAAAGATTACATGTTCTGA